The segment GTTTCCCTACCACCTACCACGAAATTACAACAAAATGTatcgattatttttaatgtattttattattgatcatttttgattgcaatttaattacGAGAATACAAATGCCTCATCATATCGACTTGAGTGATCTCCGAATCAACGTCGTCTATATCGGGAGTCAACTGTCGGTATTTGTAGTCTAGGTCGTCGTCTAGGGGATCCGGCGCTGGACCTTTGACACTTTCTCGTTTTATGTCTTCATCGAGCTCGGGGTCATCCTCTGCGTCTATATCTCGTCTCCCTGAACTTGCtacatgtttaaataattattatttagaaatgtaatgaaaaatctGAATACTGACGAAGTTATGAGAAGCCCtccaactaaaaatatatttttatcgtaatatttttttcttggatATATGTTGTTAAAGTTATACATTGAtaccttataaattaaaatggagCTCACTATATCTATATTTGAGATTAATTTTGAACCCCTTCGGTCGATCTCCATGCAAGTGCAAATAGTATAACACAATTTTCCATAGAGATTTATATACTATACAGTTTGTAGTTACTCGTCGTAAGATGGCACTATAGTACATTAACTTATAACCATGATTATTAGTGTACTTTTGTTTAATGATGAGCTCTCATTGGTCAAAATTCGACCGTCATTCATTGCTAgcgaaattataatttgtaaatttgacATGATGTGTGCTGTCATTggtagtataaattataaacgtgaactatgaatatttgaaacttattatatatgtgtgtgtatcaaACGCGTATTagtgtttgtaattattatttttaatgaatttgaaGTATTTCTAaagcattttatattaaaatatatatgctttCTGCAATCCTTCTGCGTTTTAACTTACAAATTTCATACTAATTCCGTTTACTTTtcttaaaaaaggttttttttttatgaaatacctGCACTATTTAAAAAAGCACACTTACAAGTTCCAACATACACGCGTAGCGTTTCCAAATCAactaacataacaataataaaatgacatcTAGAttcatatgttaaaaaaatataaaaatataagcaaaaaatataaagtaaattaaaaaacaatgtgaattaaatttaaaataacatcattgTTATAATAGAAAACATTATAGTGTGCGTATACTTGATTATCGATGAAATttaactgtttatatatttttttactttgttatatttgcACCATAAACTCTCTGCTTCTTAGGTCGACTGGAAGAGATTGGTCATTGGCGTTATTTGAATGACTATATAAGTTAAAAGTATTTACCCCAGCTCTTAGATCGCAAATATGTGGACAAATTTTGCGTGTCATTAGCCAAGATCTCGGTGTAAAGGTTCACGAGCGGCTTGCAACGCCTCATACACCGCTCGTAGCTGACGAAACGGTTCGACCGCCATTCAGCAGGACATCCGTAACGCTCACTGGAAATGTcattatgtttgtaataaatcgtgtattttaaaaataaactagtgatagattttttatttaattaaattgttatatatttcatctatactaatattatcaatgcgaaAATTACTCTGTAGGtcaatgttatgtaaatttcgttttttaattaacttccaCAGATAAAGCGAACAAATACAGACTACAGTCCACTATGTGTGTTGTGACACAATTGAAACAATCAAGCGTCAACAACGTTTCATAtagaaatgtatgtaaatagattagatctatacatataataaaattggagtgtctgtttgtaatattaaaataaccgctttttattaaagatgtatatatacatggtacatataccaaaatcaaatttttttcaatatttttctgtctgtctatctgtttgtctgttccggctaatctctgaaatggctagaccgattttgacgggactttcactggcagatagctgatgttataaggagtaacttaggctacaacaataactttttgttaaattcaaacgcgcacgaagtcgcgggctcaGCTAGTTTTAtcatatgtataaaaacatgcgaactaaaaaactttattaataacttacgtGCAGTTTTGCAATTGGAATACGAAAGTCCATACTGGTATAACGGGTTCGATGCACATTCCGGGCGTATAACGCCTCGTACATCGGACATAGCTGTGTAGTCTCGATTTCCTAACACCAATTATTTGAgctgtagaaataaaaaaacatcttagaAGTTGACAAAGTATTAACCTGATTCATAAAATTGAACAAGTAGTCGCTTGCGGCCTCCCTGATTCATTGATATTTCACTTCGCGCGCGTTTTAGGCGTTGGTCGTTAATTATTAGgttttaaaaagtagcctacgaCTTTGAGACCAAGGCGTGGTTTGGCCGCGAAAGCTGAAAAGAAAACTttactttcacgtttataatattagtattgattgaataaatagaaatgtccgtattcaatatagaaacattgCACTCATTGATAGAATGTAAAAACTACCATGAAACATTCAACcagttgtatttataaatagtgaCTACTCCACTTAAATAGTCGTGagtttatcaatatatatctatataagattttaaattaacatggttatttttattaataacagtatttaaaacgggatatttacttttttttttattttcgacattatctacgaatatcGATATGAATATCGTGAACAAGACAGTCGTAGATAATGTctaaatatcgagctccaccaaataaaaataaaaaacatggtaaatatcccgttttaaatactgttagtaatatatatctatataacgCCTATCTAGGCGGACAGACAACTGAcaatctgatggtaagtcgtcaTTATAGCCACATgggcactgttagaaatattgatTTCttcatacatcgccaatgcgccgaaaaccttgggaactaagatgtgcctGTACACAGGCTCattcttcaaatcggaacacattcataaatcaaatcatattatactttattcaagtaggcttttacaagcacttttgaatcgtcatttaacaaactatttaaagtaaagctaccaccgtttcggaatgtagattctaccgagaagaaccggcaagaaactcagtagttactctttttcaacacctaaaaatagtcatgttagttaaatacaattatatatgtatgttgtgtctccggaagtcaacaagcattaactccgcgcttttttatcatcaatatactcttgtatcgaataatatgccttctttaccaatgtattttttacaaatgactgaaatctatgaaacggcaaagttaaaaatgtctgcggaattttattatagaagcggataccttgccccaagaatgatttattgactttgcgtaGTCGGAAACtaggcgttctaagcttatccttacttctggtgcacatacaatgattatcactgattttatcaaagtgatcaatactactgtgaatatacataatattacataacataaaacataaacagcctgtaaatttcccactgctgggctaaggcctcctgtccctttgaggaaaaggtatggagcatattccaccacgctgctccaatgcgggttggtggaatacaaatgtggcagaatttcgttaaaattagacacatgcaggtttcctcacgatgttttccttcaccgccgagcacgagatgaattataaacacaaattaagcacatgaaaattcagtggtgcctgcctgggtttgaacccgaaatcatcggttaagatgcacgcgttctaaccactgggccatctcggctcatacataatattgttgtaaatatattgtgacgcaagagtgagtattcctacttacTATACTGAGTGCTGTTTGGTAATAGGATTCCACCAAGTGAATTACGTCTTATTATCTATTATAGATAACTAATTACTCATATCGATTTCAATTGAATCCGTTCGAGTTCGAGTTCGAAATACATTCAAAGCTGTAATGGTAGTGAGATAGTAAAATATTGCTTCTATATGGTTCGAGATCTCGTCAAGAGTACCTTTTGTATTACAAACTGTTGTGGTTTTACCCGCTTTGAATATTACTAcggacaaaataaatatatgctacaacaataacattaatcaCTGTTGTGATTCCGTAACTtccaaataataaactataatatttgatattatcgAAATTAATTGTTCCTTATAAATCTTTACCTTGCAATGATTTTAAAAAGATGCATGTTGTAACCGCATAATAGAcgcaatatcttattttatacttCATATTAATTAGTTACCATGGCCTTATGGATTTAATAATAgacttatgattttttttatttaattgaaaattattaatgaaaatagtttagttcttttatatatatatatagtaatactaTGGATTTTGTTATATAGCCACTGATCCCGAGtttctgggttcaaatcccatgattattgtatatttctatcgagcccggagtctggaatcGGAAGTGTGTACACTGCCGTGCCTCGGAAATCACGTGAGCCCTTTGGTCcggaactctttccggtcgtgtcgtaTTTTCCGTCCTATCGGATAATAAAGTGAGGGTttagagtgcacctgtatttgctCATACACTTGTGCACAGTATTCCTGAGTAGTTGTCTAGCTTAGACGCCGTGGGCGAAATCGGTGACGGCGACATCAATTATATAttctctattccaaccataagacaaaagccaaataaacaacatttgacagcaaattgacgcgatatcattggtcgagagcttgattaatctctGATATTCATAatagatttgcgaaaaaatggggTTTGAACGTCGACGACACTGTTTTCtgaatttttaaagttagattaaagtggaaataagtagttaagtgtaatagtcttgtattataaataaaaatatattaaccaaatcgcatgaaatatgtgAATCTGAGGTTTGTTTACcatttttcctacttccattggtaTAGGCTATAAGCTGCTTTGACGGTTTCGTTAAACACTACTGCAATGCCTCAGTAGTTATTTGACAAATCTAGCATATCAAACCAActcttaaacaatatataatattaaataaatacttgaaagaattcaaaaaacatttttacgaaatatattttaatcgattaatatgttattatttaagtattaatctttgtgatttataattttgttataggATCATCAAGCATCCCTCAACAAGCCGGCTTCTATTGGAAAGGGGTGTGGTTACCGCTTTGCGTCACGTTTGAACCGGGTACCGCTAAGGCAGTATAGTAAGTAACATGTCTGATTTGTCACtgtcaaattttcatttttttttatttctcattttaaaAACCGAGTCAATAAGATGACTATGCAGTTCTCGTAAGGctactttatataatacaaacacTAAACTATGACTAACTTGAAAACGAATTATCATCTTTTTCGCTGCTGCGGGTGTCGGATTAGTCAAAATGGTGTTTTCGAACCCTAACGTCCTGTCTGTCTCACTTCGGATACACTCAGTTAATATGTGATACACATCTTCTTTAAAACCCAACCAATCAGGGCTATTGGGGtacttttttaagtaaaaatgcaataaattttcagttaatcttaataaatacatcaatgttagttttagtatttgtttaatGTTACCAAACTTATAATTCTGAGTTTGGAATAAAATCAGAATTGACAATCGGTgacagtcattttttaattttattctaattttgcgcgggaaatattttttataaatttcaaagcaATACGTTACTTTGTGATCTTTATcggttgttatttttttatgaaattggatataaaaacataatatgtatttattaaatgtataatattaatagtaatgtaattgcattaataaatatttctaacaatctAATCATggatttattaagaaaaatatttacaattcagtATAGAGATGCTGGATCGTACAGAGGCGCCCACGATACAGGACGGATACGGCATATCCGTGGCGTATGCTTGCCTCGTCGAGATTATACGCTCGATCGCCATCACCTTGGAGGGAGAAGATTACTTCaggtaagattattttattaaaagtgattATGACTGATGATTTTAACAGGATTACGTCGCTTAGTTTGTAAGAAGTTTTTTCTCATTGTTTCAACGAAACAGTGTATTGTAGTGTAGCGTTACAGTGTAGTGTAACAGTGTAGTggtgaaaattgaaaaaaaataatatcgaaatctatactaatagataaataaatgcgaaaataacacTGTCTGTGTACTTTTACTCTTTTGGTATAAAACTAGCTTGAACCCCAAAGAAGGACTActaaggctacttttttatgccgatcagctgacgaccaacccctcaACGCGAGGAAAGCctcgggcgacaactagtatttactactactaatacttttataaatgtatagcATTCTATTTCCATTTATGAAATTCTGTCTAAGGCctgattttgtattaattatgcTACGTAAAGTCGGGACGAGCAGCTAAAAGCACTATCAAAGTATTATGACGGACTTTTTGCAGATTGCAAGAGCTCTATGACGATTCACAGAACGACGGAGAAgataaagaaattaattcaaataaaacaactaaTAACCACAAAGGTGAGTGCTTTAATACTGTCATACTTTTGATATTGTTTAtggtttttaattgaaaaaccaAGTTGATACGGTCTAGTGGCTATCAGAATCTTAAATGACACGGACTTTTTTTTCTGTGTATAACTCATGTCATGGTAcgcaataaagaaaaacaacgtgaggaaacctaggGGCCGATTCTACTTATAATGGTAATGACATGTTCCCGATTAAATTCTCATCCAACTTCGACTTTTCCTCACAATAATTGGCCTcatcttaattgtaactgagGACCAATAGGATATTCTACTTGGTTTCAAAAAGTACTTCAAAGtgttgattttcctaataaaaagccacaaaaaatatatttaattaaaataaacacattttctagctataaaattaaattaaattttaaacattttttcccGCAAAACCACTGCCAGTCATTTTGGTGACGTaatatagtatatgtaatatttacaacGATTATTTTACGATTCAATTGCTATAAactgtcaatttattattagaaatgtaAGTGTCATGTGAAATTTTGATTTCCACCGAACAGCATTGGGGCAACCTTATggataatatactaaataagcCCTTGGAGATTTCAGattattactaaatacatattatttttacagaatcTGAAACGACA is part of the Vanessa tameamea isolate UH-Manoa-2023 chromosome 26, ilVanTame1 primary haplotype, whole genome shotgun sequence genome and harbors:
- the LOC113399208 gene encoding uncharacterized protein LOC113399208, encoding MCIEPVIPVWTFVFQLQNCTERYGCPAEWRSNRFVSYERCMRRCKPLVNLYTEILANDTQNLSTYLRSKSWASSGRRDIDAEDDPELDEDIKRESVKGPAPDPLDDDLDYKYRQLTPDIDDVDSEITQVDMMRHLYSRN